A genome region from Frankineae bacterium MT45 includes the following:
- a CDS encoding Short C-terminal domain-containing protein, which yields MAAPLASDYNYPLLNIFWTMLWLFLWILWIFLLIRIISDIFRSEDMNGWVKAIWVIVMIFLPFLGALVYLIARGDKMYAHERKHAEQAEAAAQAYIKSAAGTPTNTADELHKLAELRDRGVLTAAEFDAQKAKLLA from the coding sequence ATGGCCGCGCCTCTCGCCTCCGACTACAACTACCCCCTGCTGAACATCTTCTGGACGATGCTCTGGCTCTTCCTCTGGATTCTGTGGATCTTCCTGCTCATCCGCATCATCAGCGACATCTTCCGCAGCGAAGACATGAACGGCTGGGTGAAGGCGATCTGGGTGATCGTGATGATCTTCCTGCCCTTCCTCGGGGCCTTGGTGTATCTCATCGCGCGGGGCGACAAGATGTACGCCCACGAGCGCAAGCACGCTGAACAGGCCGAAGCAGCCGCCCAGGCCTACATCAAGTCGGCCGCCGGCACCCCAACGAACACCGCCGACGAGCTGCACAAGCTCGCTGAACTGCGTGACCGTGGTGTCCTCACTGCCGCCGAGTTCGACGCACAGAAGGCGAAGCTGCTCGCCTAG
- a CDS encoding Sap, sulfolipid-1-addressing protein, producing the protein MLQAISIAIAGSFYPVGLLFVLRYLAAPRGLFIATMFLIGGAIGCLVVAFLELALLNALPLRGSENSTPNGTAYIVMGVAVLIITAVIAIPHKGPGTIEVAEVGADPELKVGKGAPGPGRSLATGMIIYSPGLGLIGAVKVLHDQNFSVGVTVIGVIICTFIMLWMAELPIAATAISPDRSGPKLREAGDFIARNGKTISLIIVVAIGLYFIGKGISIIHNGQ; encoded by the coding sequence ATGCTTCAGGCAATCTCGATCGCGATCGCCGGGTCGTTCTACCCGGTTGGTCTGCTCTTCGTGCTGCGCTACCTCGCCGCACCGCGTGGCCTCTTCATCGCGACCATGTTCCTGATCGGCGGGGCGATCGGCTGCCTGGTCGTCGCCTTCCTGGAACTCGCACTCCTCAACGCGCTACCGCTTCGAGGCTCAGAGAACTCAACTCCGAACGGCACGGCCTACATCGTCATGGGTGTCGCCGTGCTGATAATCACGGCGGTGATCGCCATCCCGCACAAGGGCCCGGGCACGATCGAGGTGGCCGAGGTCGGCGCCGATCCCGAGCTCAAAGTCGGGAAGGGCGCACCGGGGCCGGGACGTTCGCTGGCCACCGGCATGATCATCTACTCGCCCGGGCTCGGCCTGATCGGTGCGGTCAAGGTGCTCCACGATCAGAACTTCTCCGTCGGTGTCACGGTGATCGGCGTGATCATCTGCACCTTCATCATGCTCTGGATGGCCGAACTTCCGATCGCCGCCACCGCGATCTCGCCGGACCGGTCAGGTCCCAAGCTGCGTGAGGCCGGGGATTTCATCGCCCGCAACGGCAAGACGATCTCCCTGATCATCGTGGTCGCAATCGGCCTGTACTTCATCGGCAAGGGCATCTCGATCATCCACAACGGACAGTGA
- a CDS encoding Helix-turn-helix domain-containing protein (manually curated), which produces MNRRYLPSSVAGVSALGAMIAEGRRLRGWTAADLAGRLSVSLPTLRRIEAGEPSVAIGVFFEAAVLCGVELFSTSPDELPRLAREAQLRTAVLPARVRPKPVTIDDNF; this is translated from the coding sequence GTGAATCGTCGGTACTTGCCTAGTTCCGTGGCGGGGGTAAGTGCTCTTGGCGCGATGATTGCTGAGGGCCGCCGCCTCCGGGGATGGACCGCCGCTGACCTCGCGGGGCGGTTGTCAGTGTCTTTACCTACGTTGCGGCGGATCGAGGCGGGGGAGCCGAGCGTCGCCATCGGGGTGTTCTTCGAGGCTGCGGTGCTCTGCGGTGTCGAGTTGTTCTCCACCTCACCCGATGAGTTGCCCCGACTTGCGCGTGAGGCGCAGCTTAGGACCGCGGTGCTTCCGGCACGGGTCCGCCCGAAGCCGGTGACGATCGATGACAACTTCTAG
- a CDS encoding Ion channel encodes MTTPPPSKRRSARLRRLLTRGSDRYDIVLLLVVGALVLSPFNDGRLGVLVVGTLAMIFIFALWTTNFPRRLLAAAIFFSVFALLTSAGAQFDHGRTPKAIVAGVCLLLCAIIIGTIAYHLLAKRQVTTRVLAGSLAIYILFGLLFASTYVLIGTVRHDGFFAQSGHHDAISYLYFSFIALTTVGFGDLTPANDAGRMLVALEALFGQLYLVTVVAVVVSERRRPSKH; translated from the coding sequence ATGACTACGCCGCCACCGTCCAAACGCAGATCGGCGAGGCTGCGCCGGCTACTCACCCGAGGCTCCGACCGCTACGACATCGTCTTGTTGTTGGTGGTCGGAGCCTTGGTGCTCTCCCCGTTCAATGACGGCCGGCTCGGCGTCCTCGTCGTGGGGACCCTGGCGATGATCTTCATCTTCGCCCTCTGGACGACGAACTTCCCGCGCCGGCTCCTCGCGGCGGCGATATTCTTCTCCGTCTTCGCGCTGCTGACCAGCGCCGGCGCCCAGTTCGACCACGGGCGCACTCCCAAAGCGATCGTGGCCGGCGTCTGTCTGCTGCTCTGCGCGATCATCATCGGGACGATTGCCTATCATTTACTGGCGAAACGTCAGGTGACGACCCGGGTGCTGGCCGGGTCCCTGGCCATCTACATACTCTTCGGGCTGCTCTTCGCCTCGACATATGTGCTGATCGGCACCGTTCGCCATGACGGCTTCTTCGCGCAGTCGGGCCACCATGACGCCATCTCATACTTATATTTCAGCTTCATCGCCCTCACCACGGTCGGCTTCGGCGACCTCACCCCGGCCAATGATGCCGGTCGGATGCTGGTGGCGTTGGAGGCGCTCTTCGGTCAGCTATACCTGGTGACGGTCGTCGCCGTGGTGGTCAGCGAGCGCCGACGTCCGAGCAAGCACTGA
- a CDS encoding diguanylate cyclase (GGDEF) domain-containing protein has protein sequence MTGLSLARTKDGGSLRLWLLSLVMVPIVGIGAAAALEIASHVSTVRSDQKVERIVQATIDINRVRADLQLEILPALTGSLVANPQLRTALGLTAAQTQQLAATIAQVPKLRQATDAAVATLARRSDVDGLGTRTQAQVKQLRATIDSGTYPHTAFEAGIEILDTLSTAQNDQTAAAIRIGLDPASNRALIDLAMVTRAVQFAGEQTPFFIGAQFPGVVSPETTAQTLWVQSWGSYQAWSSAILEQTSAATRAVWTKVISNPAVKSVDDIWDQTTGKPTFVGTLPSLKVVLSDAQRNAVLSGAQDYSVNLVLDSARAQQTAATRALAIIVGLCLLVIGASLAAARWAQRGLSKPLGRLARQATEVSQGELIDVAISGPHEVRTVARGLSESVNSLRTIQAQAAAVAAGDLDSRVVATPVPGALGAVVHASVSRIVGAIRDREQAQNALAHRASHDALTELPNRGEALALIDAALHRAERTGSQTALMFVDLDHFKAVNDKLGHAAGDAVLQTMSRRMKELMRAGDTVARLGGDEFIILLESVTDEGGCHRLAERVVAAAAEPIIVGQREARIGASVGVAFCRDGSVDASRLLLEADAAVYRAKSSGRGQIAVFDEDLRSELADRIGLEQALATALARDEFVLHYQPLVDLNNGSIIGVEALIRWDRPGVGLVAPDAFIPTAEGSALIDDIGQWVLRAATSQLAEWSQANPALHDLTMSVNISGRHLCSPQLPEEVASILATSGVAARRLIIEITETVLVDSPIAKHNMKRLQELGVLIALDDFGTGHTSIGQLPSLPVDILKIDRSFVASHEPGNEDLLHLMVAAAHAFDLTVVAEGIEYEHQAHSLRGAQVETGQGYLFARPCSASEVLQYLSSNPPRSAVGTSTHLPRHAARPTMQSFPATVVGDVSSLDSAGSGRHGETSRAG, from the coding sequence GTGACCGGACTATCTCTTGCCCGTACTAAGGACGGCGGTAGCCTGCGCCTCTGGCTGCTCTCGCTGGTGATGGTGCCTATCGTCGGCATCGGCGCCGCAGCGGCCCTGGAGATCGCATCGCACGTCTCGACCGTGCGCTCGGACCAGAAGGTGGAGCGGATCGTCCAGGCCACTATCGACATCAACCGGGTCCGTGCTGACCTGCAGCTGGAGATCCTGCCGGCCCTCACCGGCTCTCTGGTCGCCAACCCGCAGCTTCGCACCGCGCTCGGACTCACCGCGGCCCAGACCCAGCAACTGGCGGCGACGATCGCACAGGTCCCGAAACTCCGCCAGGCCACCGACGCCGCGGTCGCAACCTTGGCTCGCCGTAGCGACGTCGACGGGTTGGGTACCCGCACGCAGGCCCAGGTCAAGCAGCTGCGGGCCACCATCGACAGCGGGACGTACCCGCACACCGCCTTCGAGGCCGGCATCGAGATTCTCGACACCCTCTCCACGGCGCAGAACGACCAGACGGCCGCCGCCATCCGGATCGGCCTGGACCCGGCGTCGAACCGGGCACTGATCGACCTGGCCATGGTGACGCGCGCGGTCCAGTTCGCCGGCGAGCAGACCCCGTTCTTCATCGGCGCCCAGTTCCCGGGTGTCGTCTCGCCGGAGACCACGGCCCAGACGCTCTGGGTGCAGAGCTGGGGGAGTTACCAGGCGTGGTCGTCGGCCATTCTCGAGCAGACCTCGGCCGCCACCCGGGCCGTGTGGACCAAGGTGATCAGCAACCCGGCGGTGAAGTCGGTCGACGACATCTGGGACCAGACGACCGGCAAGCCGACCTTCGTCGGCACCCTGCCGTCGCTCAAGGTCGTGCTCAGTGACGCCCAGCGCAACGCGGTGCTCTCCGGCGCCCAGGACTACAGCGTCAACCTCGTACTCGACTCGGCCCGGGCGCAGCAGACCGCGGCGACTCGGGCGCTGGCCATCATCGTCGGGCTCTGCCTGCTGGTGATCGGGGCCAGCCTCGCCGCCGCCCGCTGGGCACAACGGGGCCTCTCCAAGCCATTGGGACGGCTCGCACGTCAGGCTACTGAAGTTAGCCAGGGCGAGCTCATCGATGTAGCCATCAGTGGGCCGCACGAGGTTCGGACGGTGGCCCGCGGGCTGTCGGAGTCCGTCAACAGCCTGCGCACGATTCAGGCCCAGGCGGCCGCGGTGGCCGCCGGCGACTTGGACAGCCGCGTCGTGGCAACACCGGTGCCGGGTGCGCTCGGTGCCGTGGTGCATGCCTCGGTGTCGCGCATCGTCGGCGCCATTCGTGACCGGGAGCAGGCTCAGAACGCGCTTGCGCACCGGGCTTCGCACGATGCACTCACCGAGCTTCCGAACCGCGGCGAGGCGCTCGCCTTGATCGACGCTGCCCTGCACCGGGCCGAGCGCACCGGTTCGCAGACCGCGCTGATGTTCGTCGACCTCGACCACTTCAAGGCCGTCAACGACAAGCTCGGCCACGCCGCCGGTGACGCTGTCCTGCAGACGATGTCGCGGCGGATGAAGGAACTGATGCGTGCCGGCGACACGGTGGCCCGGCTGGGTGGCGACGAATTCATCATCCTGCTCGAGTCGGTCACCGACGAAGGCGGCTGCCACCGGCTGGCCGAGCGGGTCGTGGCGGCGGCCGCCGAACCGATCATCGTCGGTCAGCGGGAGGCACGGATCGGCGCCAGCGTAGGCGTCGCCTTCTGCCGGGACGGCAGCGTGGACGCCAGCCGGCTGCTGCTGGAGGCCGACGCCGCGGTGTACCGGGCCAAGAGCAGCGGGCGCGGCCAGATCGCCGTCTTCGACGAGGACCTGCGCTCCGAACTCGCTGACCGGATTGGCCTGGAGCAGGCTCTGGCCACCGCTCTTGCCCGCGACGAGTTCGTGCTCCACTACCAGCCGCTGGTCGACCTGAACAACGGCTCGATCATCGGTGTCGAGGCGCTCATCCGATGGGATCGTCCGGGGGTCGGGCTGGTGGCGCCGGACGCCTTCATCCCGACGGCCGAGGGCTCCGCACTCATCGACGACATCGGCCAATGGGTGCTCCGGGCCGCGACGTCACAGCTGGCCGAGTGGAGCCAGGCCAACCCCGCGCTGCACGACCTCACCATGTCGGTGAACATCTCCGGGCGGCATCTCTGCAGCCCGCAGTTGCCAGAGGAGGTTGCCTCGATCCTGGCGACGTCCGGGGTGGCCGCGCGCCGGCTGATCATCGAGATCACCGAGACCGTGCTCGTCGACAGCCCGATCGCCAAGCACAACATGAAGCGTCTGCAGGAGTTGGGCGTCCTCATCGCGCTCGACGACTTCGGCACCGGGCACACCTCGATCGGGCAACTCCCGTCGCTGCCGGTGGACATCCTCAAGATCGACCGCAGCTTCGTCGCCTCGCACGAGCCCGGGAATGAGGACCTGCTGCACCTTATGGTGGCGGCCGCGCACGCCTTCGACCTGACCGTGGTCGCCGAGGGGATCGAGTACGAGCACCAGGCCCACTCGCTGCGGGGCGCGCAGGTCGAGACGGGCCAGGGGTACCTCTTCGCCCGCCCCTGCTCAGCGTCGGAGGTGCTGCAGTACCTCTCCAGCAACCCACCCCGGTCGGCCGTCGGCACCAGTACGCACCTGCCCCGCCACGCTGCCCGTCCGACTATGCAGTCGTTCCCGGCGACGGTGGTCGGCGACGTCTCGTCGCTCGATTCGGCCGGATCCGGACGACACGGGGAGACTTCGCGGGCCGGCTGA
- a CDS encoding diguanylate cyclase (GGDEF) domain-containing protein, with translation MTLKVVRPAEVTSPSDAPQERVLAAALRRRFRWVIEWLPEGRTLPDELWIRRNRWISWFALIQAFGLGAYGLLRGVSPGTCAIEVLIVAIPAVLGMSSQFSRRMRTNTVTVSLMFASATLVDLSNGLTEAHFHFFVMLGVVSLYQDWVAFGLCVLITVLHHAVMGELAPGSVYGSSAEMQNPIKWALIHGGFVLAASVTHLIAWKSNEQQELSDPLTRLPNRTAFVEELSRRLAAPDRVVSVLFVDLDNFKSLNDSAGHRVGDLALQHAALRMSSEVHSPDMIARLGGDEFAVLVQGDAAAAAEVGERIVAQLQSSVSIEGRDIFVQASVGVADSGLAGSRDSADLMRDADLAMYLAKSSGKNQVFTYTAGLDTVVRDRASLAADIRTALSAGQFEVYYQPVMRRSDAPHAGLYLDGVEALLRWHHPERGMVPPTDFVPLAEETGEIEAIGAWVLRTAVDQVMQWRRELPGCEELTVAVNLSPVQMGNPALLSLVSAALSDSGLPASSLTLEVTEGVLLQDLDAARRQLDAVRALGVLVAIDDFGTGYSSLAYLGSLPADQLKIDRSFTANLADGTGSALVRGIIDLARGMELDILAEGVEVREQQEILRELGCPASQGYLYSKPLSGGDFAEFADTRRWERAS, from the coding sequence ATGACGCTCAAGGTCGTCCGGCCAGCTGAGGTCACCTCGCCCTCCGACGCGCCTCAGGAACGGGTCCTCGCGGCGGCCCTGCGCCGCCGATTCCGCTGGGTCATCGAATGGCTGCCCGAGGGGCGCACGCTCCCCGACGAACTCTGGATCCGCCGCAACCGCTGGATAAGCTGGTTCGCCCTCATTCAGGCGTTCGGGCTCGGTGCCTATGGGCTGTTGCGCGGCGTGAGCCCGGGCACCTGCGCGATCGAGGTGCTGATCGTGGCGATTCCGGCGGTGCTGGGGATGAGCTCGCAGTTCAGCCGGCGGATGCGTACCAACACCGTGACGGTGAGCCTGATGTTCGCCTCGGCGACGCTGGTCGACCTCTCCAACGGCCTGACTGAGGCCCACTTCCACTTCTTTGTGATGCTCGGCGTCGTCTCGCTGTATCAGGACTGGGTGGCGTTCGGTCTCTGCGTCCTGATCACCGTCCTTCACCACGCGGTGATGGGGGAGTTGGCTCCTGGCTCGGTCTACGGTAGCTCCGCGGAGATGCAGAACCCGATCAAATGGGCTTTGATTCATGGTGGATTCGTGCTCGCCGCGAGCGTCACTCATCTCATCGCGTGGAAGTCGAACGAGCAGCAGGAACTGTCGGATCCGCTGACCCGGCTACCGAACCGCACTGCTTTCGTCGAGGAGTTGAGTCGACGGTTGGCCGCGCCGGACCGCGTAGTGAGCGTGCTCTTCGTCGACCTCGACAACTTCAAGAGCCTGAATGACTCGGCCGGTCACCGCGTTGGTGACCTGGCGCTGCAGCATGCCGCGCTGCGGATGTCGTCAGAGGTCCACTCACCGGACATGATCGCCCGGCTCGGTGGCGACGAGTTCGCCGTGCTCGTCCAGGGCGACGCGGCCGCGGCCGCCGAGGTGGGGGAGCGGATCGTCGCCCAGTTGCAGTCGAGCGTCTCGATCGAGGGACGCGACATCTTCGTGCAGGCCAGTGTCGGTGTGGCTGACAGCGGCTTGGCCGGGTCACGCGACTCGGCTGATCTGATGCGCGACGCCGATCTGGCCATGTATCTGGCGAAGTCCTCGGGAAAGAACCAGGTTTTCACCTACACCGCTGGACTTGACACTGTGGTACGTGACCGGGCTTCGCTCGCGGCCGACATTCGGACGGCGCTGAGCGCGGGGCAGTTCGAGGTGTACTACCAGCCGGTGATGCGACGCTCCGACGCACCGCACGCGGGCCTCTACCTGGACGGTGTGGAGGCGCTGCTGCGCTGGCACCACCCGGAGCGGGGCATGGTGCCGCCGACCGACTTCGTGCCGCTGGCTGAGGAGACCGGCGAGATCGAAGCGATCGGCGCCTGGGTGCTACGGACCGCGGTGGATCAGGTCATGCAGTGGCGGCGCGAGTTGCCCGGCTGCGAGGAGCTCACCGTTGCCGTCAACCTTTCGCCGGTACAGATGGGCAATCCTGCGTTGTTGTCGCTCGTCTCGGCGGCGCTATCGGATTCCGGCCTGCCGGCCTCGTCGCTGACCCTCGAGGTCACCGAGGGTGTACTGCTGCAGGATCTCGACGCCGCTCGGCGCCAGCTGGACGCGGTCCGGGCGCTCGGTGTGCTGGTGGCGATCGACGACTTCGGGACGGGATACTCCTCGCTCGCCTACCTCGGGTCGCTGCCGGCTGACCAGTTGAAGATCGACCGTTCCTTCACGGCGAACCTGGCCGACGGGACCGGCTCAGCGCTGGTGCGCGGCATCATCGACCTGGCCCGCGGGATGGAGCTCGACATCCTGGCCGAGGGCGTGGAAGTACGCGAACAGCAGGAGATTCTGCGTGAATTGGGGTGCCCGGCGTCGCAGGGCTACCTCTACTCGAAGCCGCTCTCCGGTGGTGACTTCGCCGAGTTCGCCGACACTCGTCGCTGGGAGCGGGCCTCATGA
- a CDS encoding Sap, sulfolipid-1-addressing protein, with translation MGAAIGSMLGFAAGVAVSPLPIVAIILLLATPKGRVTGSLFALGWVVGLAALGGVVLALAGPADASTDGGPAKWTGWLELILGLLLLLFAVKQWRERPDAGAEPPTPSWMASLDTLTPVKSLGLGALLATVNPKNGTLTIAAAASIAATGAAAGAQLVAIAIFVVIGSVGVLAPLAVYLFAGQSAVTTLEGWRHWFIHNNAAIMAVLFLVIGLKLIGDAITVLT, from the coding sequence GTGGGTGCAGCGATCGGATCGATGCTGGGTTTCGCGGCCGGAGTCGCTGTCAGCCCCCTCCCGATCGTGGCCATCATCCTGCTCCTGGCCACCCCGAAGGGTCGGGTCACCGGGTCGCTCTTCGCCCTCGGTTGGGTGGTGGGCCTCGCCGCTCTCGGCGGCGTCGTACTTGCCCTCGCCGGGCCGGCGGACGCCTCCACCGATGGCGGACCGGCCAAGTGGACGGGCTGGTTGGAGCTCATCCTCGGGCTGCTCCTTCTTCTTTTCGCGGTCAAGCAATGGCGCGAGCGCCCGGACGCGGGGGCAGAACCGCCCACGCCCTCGTGGATGGCCAGCCTGGACACGCTGACGCCGGTCAAGTCTCTCGGTCTCGGCGCGCTGCTGGCCACCGTCAACCCCAAGAACGGCACGTTGACGATCGCCGCCGCCGCCTCGATCGCCGCGACTGGTGCGGCGGCCGGGGCTCAGCTCGTGGCGATCGCGATCTTCGTCGTCATCGGTTCGGTCGGGGTGTTGGCGCCGCTGGCCGTCTACCTATTCGCCGGCCAGTCCGCCGTGACCACGCTGGAGGGGTGGCGGCACTGGTTCATCCACAACAATGCGGCAATCATGGCGGTGCTGTTCCTCGTCATCGGTCTGAAGCTCATCGGCGACGCCATCACCGTGCTCACCTGA
- a CDS encoding Phospholipase_D-nuclease N-terminal, with amino-acid sequence MFAATSLAASPDYPLLNLFWTMLEIFLWILWLFLLIKIFTDIFRSQDLGGWGKAGWAIAILLLPFLGTLIYLIARGSSMHTRDIEAAKAADQAMRSYIQASASTPTNSTAEELHKLADLRDRGVLTAAEFDAQKAKLLA; translated from the coding sequence ATGTTCGCCGCAACGTCGCTTGCCGCCAGCCCCGACTACCCGCTGCTGAACCTCTTCTGGACGATGCTGGAGATCTTTCTCTGGATCCTCTGGCTCTTCCTGCTCATCAAGATCTTCACCGATATCTTCCGCAGCCAGGACCTCGGCGGGTGGGGCAAAGCCGGCTGGGCCATCGCCATACTCCTGCTGCCCTTCCTCGGCACCCTGATCTACCTCATCGCCCGGGGCAGTTCCATGCACACCCGCGACATCGAAGCGGCCAAGGCGGCAGACCAGGCGATGCGCAGCTACATCCAGGCCAGCGCCAGCACCCCGACGAACAGCACGGCCGAGGAGTTGCACAAGCTCGCCGACCTCCGCGACCGCGGCGTGCTGACCGCGGCCGAGTTCGACGCTCAGAAGGCCAAGCTGCTCGCCTGA
- a CDS encoding Uncharacterized membrane protein, BrkB/YihY/UPF0761 family (not an RNase): protein MANEIAGEEPDEPSRAVEPSDAVESSDPEELRAADGGDLDEPGDGETDAADASAAAVGRIEKWRVRAERARARGEDAADRYQQRAVEQPVLGLPLVFLSRYTARQGMLLASAVAFRLFLWLLPLSLLTAGILAGIAAHRQNDVESAARHAGLTGAASQQAITAIQGGGRSWWVAVVIGLVLLIWTTRTLIRNLVVVNAHIWSTPLRKRKQKEQLITVIYFIVGWIVVFVGIIGVAKAKDYIPGGFVVVGLVQACVLGGAWLLVTSQLPDRRSSWKALLPGCVLFGVAFAALHAISRVYLPNKIHSASELYGSLGIAGTMLAWLLIIGQVIVFASLANVVWADFLDERQGQPVMARRTGDGIPAAGTSDDDESEFEPAEGEAPPGAAAPPHPPLPSLLHSQAPGNEVEPRL from the coding sequence TTGGCGAACGAAATTGCAGGCGAGGAGCCCGACGAGCCCAGCCGTGCGGTCGAGCCCAGCGATGCCGTCGAGTCCAGCGACCCTGAGGAACTCCGTGCCGCGGACGGCGGCGATCTTGACGAGCCCGGTGACGGGGAGACCGACGCAGCGGACGCGAGCGCCGCCGCCGTCGGCCGCATCGAGAAGTGGCGGGTACGGGCCGAGCGGGCCCGGGCCCGGGGCGAGGATGCCGCCGATCGTTACCAGCAGCGGGCCGTCGAACAGCCCGTCCTCGGGCTTCCGCTGGTCTTCCTGTCGCGCTACACCGCCCGGCAGGGCATGCTGCTGGCCTCCGCCGTCGCCTTCCGGCTCTTCCTCTGGCTGCTGCCGCTGTCGTTGCTGACGGCGGGCATCCTGGCCGGGATCGCGGCGCACCGGCAGAACGACGTCGAGTCGGCGGCACGGCACGCCGGCCTCACCGGTGCCGCGAGCCAGCAGGCGATCACCGCGATCCAAGGTGGCGGGCGTTCCTGGTGGGTTGCGGTCGTGATCGGCCTGGTGCTGCTCATCTGGACGACCCGCACGCTCATTCGCAATCTCGTGGTGGTGAACGCTCATATCTGGAGTACCCCGCTGCGGAAGCGGAAGCAGAAGGAGCAGTTGATCACCGTCATCTACTTCATCGTCGGATGGATCGTGGTCTTCGTCGGGATCATCGGCGTGGCCAAGGCCAAGGACTACATACCGGGCGGCTTCGTCGTCGTCGGCCTGGTCCAGGCCTGCGTCCTCGGCGGCGCCTGGCTGCTGGTCACCTCGCAGTTGCCCGATCGTCGCAGCAGTTGGAAGGCACTGCTCCCCGGCTGCGTGCTCTTCGGCGTCGCTTTTGCTGCGCTGCACGCCATCAGTCGCGTCTACCTGCCGAACAAGATCCACAGTGCCTCCGAGCTCTACGGCTCGCTCGGGATCGCCGGCACGATGCTGGCCTGGCTGCTGATCATCGGCCAGGTGATCGTCTTCGCGTCGCTGGCGAACGTCGTCTGGGCCGATTTCCTCGATGAGCGGCAGGGGCAGCCGGTGATGGCGCGGCGCACTGGTGACGGAATTCCGGCAGCCGGCACCAGCGACGACGACGAGAGCGAATTCGAGCCGGCGGAGGGGGAGGCGCCGCCGGGAGCGGCCGCACCGCCACATCCGCCGCTGCCGTCCTTGCTGCATTCGCAGGCGCCCGGCAATGAGGTGGAGCCTCGCCTCTGA
- a CDS encoding Methyltransferase domain-containing protein, with amino-acid sequence MTNEATPESHESHRPAQQQATPLAAYRGDPAVQTEWDGRYAEQHQLWSGRPNGALVAETAGLKPGRVLDVGCGEGADAVWLARGGWEVTALEVSVVALQRAIEHGRDAGVDVHWVHAELTKASLPPASFDLVSVQYPALLRTDDAEAERALLDAVAPGGVLLLVYHAGMETRELHEGFDPADYVWPGMITALMGDDWVIELDEQRPRVMPDGGAGAHHIGDLVVKARRLR; translated from the coding sequence ATGACGAACGAAGCCACCCCCGAATCGCATGAATCGCACCGTCCGGCGCAGCAGCAGGCAACGCCGCTGGCCGCCTACCGGGGCGACCCTGCAGTCCAGACGGAGTGGGACGGCCGCTACGCCGAGCAGCATCAGCTCTGGAGCGGCCGTCCGAACGGTGCCCTGGTCGCCGAGACCGCCGGGTTGAAGCCCGGGCGAGTCCTCGACGTCGGCTGCGGGGAGGGGGCGGACGCCGTCTGGCTGGCCCGTGGGGGCTGGGAGGTGACGGCACTCGAGGTGTCGGTCGTCGCGTTGCAGCGGGCCATCGAGCACGGCCGCGACGCCGGTGTCGACGTGCACTGGGTGCATGCGGAGCTGACAAAGGCGAGCCTTCCGCCCGCCTCCTTCGACCTCGTCTCGGTGCAGTATCCGGCCCTGCTCCGCACCGACGACGCCGAGGCCGAGCGGGCGCTGCTGGATGCCGTCGCCCCCGGCGGGGTGCTGCTGCTGGTCTACCACGCCGGCATGGAGACGCGAGAGTTGCATGAAGGTTTCGACCCGGCCGACTACGTCTGGCCGGGGATGATCACCGCGCTGATGGGCGACGACTGGGTCATAGAACTGGACGAGCAGCGCCCCCGGGTGATGCCCGACGGCGGGGCCGGGGCCCATCACATCGGCGACCTCGTGGTGAAGGCACGCCGTCTGCGATGA